In Aspergillus nidulans FGSC A4 chromosome IV, a single window of DNA contains:
- a CDS encoding A4/G1 family peptidase (transcript_id=CADANIAT00000618) translates to MKLSIAAISSILLAGGALAAPLTEARRQARALRGRGPSNRASHPPYKVGSTELLSLSNETQVEYSSNWAGAVLIGTGYTSVTGEFTVPTPSLPTGASRNKQYCASAWVGIDGDTCSTAILQTGIDFCIQGSSVSFDAWYEWYPDYAYDFSGITISAGDSIRVTVDATTLTAGTATVENLTTGKTVTHTFTGGVDGDLCEYNAEWIVEDFESNGQLVPFADFGTVTFTSAEVTNDGKTVGPSGATIIDIKQGNSVLTDVSVTDDSVTVSYV, encoded by the coding sequence atgaagctctcCATCGCggccatctcctcaatcttgcTAGCTGGCGGCGCCCTCGCAGCCCCCCTCACCGAAGCCCGCCGTCAAGCACGCGCCctccgcggccgcggccccTCCAACCGCGCCTCACACCCTCCCTACAAAGTCGGCAGCACTGAgctcctctccctctccaatgaGACCCAGGTAGAGTACAGCTCCAACTGGGCCGGTGCCGTGCTCATTGGCACAGGCTACACCTCCGTAACCGGCGAATTTACCGTGCCCACTCCCTCCCTGCCAACGGGTGCAAGCCGCAACAAGCAGTACTGCGCCTCTGCCTGGGTTGGCATTGATGGCGATACCTGCAGCACCGCGATTCTGCAAACGGGCATCGACTTCTGCATTCAAGGCTCCTCGGTTAGTTTCGATGCCTGGTATGAGTGGTACCCGGACTACGCGTACGACTTCTCCGGCATCACCATTAGTGCCGGTGACAGCATCCGCGTGACCGTCGACGCGACGACACTTACCGCTGGCACCGCGACAGTCGAAAACCTGACCACTGGCAAAACTGTCACGCACACCTTTACCGGTGGCGTGGATGGAGATCTCTGCGAGTATAATGCCGAGTGGATCGTCGAGGACTTCGAAAGCAATGGACAGCTGGTCCCCTTTGCGGATTTTGGCACCGTGACATTTACGAGTGCTGAGGTGACCAATGATGGGAAGACTGTTGGGCCGAGTGGCGCGACGATCATTGATATTAAGCAGGGGAATAGTGTTCTTACAGATGTTTCGGTGACCGACGACTCGGTTACTGTTAGCTACGTCTAG
- a CDS encoding putative glutaminase (transcript_id=CADANIAT00000617) has translation MPLPAGSMAEVLRRWRKHKFSMYLFLGCILGIALLATATLTIPLSEENISYRPTRPPSYPLAVRNPYLSTWMPSDQVHTLPYAEPQFWAGQSLSWSVMARVDNRTYSLMGITNPGDRIHPAAVRTAEYTATHSIFKLAAGSLDFTLDFFSPISPSNYLRQSLPFSYLTVNVSGADANNVQVYTSIDGRWTGVEQSTVRDFHREGTTLAYSLNVKDAIPYTENSDMATWGEAILSSRQIPQSELSFSSGRRGRVRSHFVNNGRLSRSDEPWAPGGIVAFSHDLGTVSGEQSVNFAVGYVRESAVNYLGKPYTGYYRAHYPNTYKALSHFFDDYPAAVVESKIVDSEMDAQAAVAGGSKYADIVSLSARQAWGGIDLTIPNDSLNETEVLAFVKELSSNGNLNTVDVIMPAFPIYYIMDPDYIRHLLEPMMRYLAAGRWRLPYTIHDMGTHYPNAIGHDDQKAEPMPIEECGNLMVLVLAYTRATGDRAWANQYIDILTKYADYLVENSIDIELQLSSNDAAGPLANETNLAIKAAVGLKAFGEISGLSEYARVGEERANLFFNQGLGTDGTRSHFVLQYPDKPTSWKTPYNLYPDVLFNLKTFPREAYQMGNTFFREVRSEYGVPLDNRQDWAKSDWNMWLAGTFDDETTRREFIDDLWAFVSNGKHNWPFSDRYVATSAKGREPGLPVLCRARPTVGGHFALMALQGPKFLQIAVNSKLEETLRATSDGFPEEVREDL, from the exons ATGCCGCTCCCTGCTGGGTCCATGGCAGAAGTCCTCCGCCGCTGGAGGAAGCACAAGTTCAGCATGTATTTATTCCTCGGGTGTATCCTAGGAATCGCCTTACTAGCTACTGCGACGCTTACCATACCCTTGAGTGAAGAAAACATCAGTTATCGACCGACGCGGCCTCCGTCGTATCCTTTGGCTGTCAGGAACCCCTACCTCTCAACATGGATGCCCAGCGACCAAGTCCATACTCTGCCGTACGCAGAGCCGCAGTTCTGGGCTGGGCAGAGTCTCTCATGGTCGGTAATGGCGCGGGTTGACAACCGAACATACAGTTTGATGGGCATCACGAACCCCGGGGATAGAATTCATCCTGCCGCCGTGCGTACTGCGGAATATACTGCCACTCATTCgatcttcaagcttgctgctggctcaTTGGATTTTACATTGgacttcttctctccaataTCTCCGTCCAACTATCTGCGGCAGTCTCTTCCGTTCA GCTACTTGACTGTCAACGTTTCTGGTGCCGATGCGAATAACGTCCAAGTGTATACTAGTATTGATGGAAGATGGACTGGAGTAGAGCAGAGCACTGTCCGCGACTTTCATCGCGAGGGAACTACTCTAGCCTACTCCCTTAACGTGAAGGATGCGATTCCCTATACAGAGAATAGTGATATGGCCACCTGGGGAGAAGCAATACTTTCGTCGCGTCAAATCCCGCAGTCCGAGCTTTCCTTTTCGTCGGGGAGGCGCGGAAGAGTGCGTTCCCATTTCGTCAATAACGGCAGGCTATCCCGCAGCGACGAGCCCTGGGCTCCTGGTGGAATTGTTGCGTTCTCCCATGACCTTGGAACTGTCAGTGGCGAACAATCCGTGAACTTCGCTGTTGGCTATGTGAGGGAATCGGCTGTAAACTATCTAGGAAAGCCTTACACAGGATACTATAGGGCTCATTACCCCAACACCTACAAGGCGTTGTCGCATTTCTTCGATGATTACCCAGCTGCGGTTGTTGAATCGAAGATTGTCGATTCTGAAATGGATGCTCAAGCGGCCGTTGCAGGGGGAAGTAAATACGCTGATATTGTCTCACTTTCGGCCCGCCAGGCCTGGGGAGGAATTGACCTTACCATCCCCAACGACTCACTCAACGAAACTGAAGTTCTGGCCTTCGTTAAAGAGCTCTCTAGCAATGGCAACCTGAACACGGTCGACGTCATCATGCCTGCATTTCCCATTTATTACATTATGGATCCGGACTATATCCGTCATCTGCTAGAGCCGATGATGCGGTACCTCGCGGCTGGTCGTTGGCGGCTGCCATATACTATCCACGATATGGGCACGCACTATCCCAATGCCATTGGACACGATGACCAAAAAGCAGAGCCGATGCCCATTGAAGAGTGCGGCAATCTGATGGTCCTCGTTTTGGCCTATACGAGGGCAACAGGAGATAGAGCCTGGGCTAATCAGTACATCGACATCCTGACGAAGTATGCAGATTACCTGGTTGAGAACAGCATCGACATTGAGTTGCAGCTATCCTCTAACGACGCTGCCGGACCGCTTGCCAATGAGACGAACCTGGCCATCAAGGCAGCAGTTGGGCTCAAGGCATTCGGCGAGATAAGCGGACTGAGCGAGTATGCGCGTGTTGGTGAAGAGCGTGCCaacctcttcttcaaccaagGACTAGGGACAGACGGAACAAGGTCTCATTTCGTGTTGCAATATCCCGATAAGCCTACCTCATGGAAGACCCCGTACAACCTATACCCAGACGTGCTGTTCAACCTCAAAACATTTCCCAGAGAAGCATACCAGATGGGAAATACGTTTTTCAGAGAGGTCCGGTCAGAGTATGGGGTTCCGCTGGACAACCGACAGGACTGGGCCAAGTCTGACTGGAACATGTGGTTAGCGGGCACCTTTGACGATGAAACCACTCGTCGGGAGTTCATTGACGATCTGTGGGCGTTCGTATCTAATGGTAAACACAACTGGCCATTCTCCGATCGCTATGTTGCCACATCAGCCAAGGGTCGAGAACCTGGCCTTCCTGTTCTGTGCCGCGCGCGACCGACCGTTGGTGGCCACTTTGCCTTGATGGCCTTACAGGGACCAAAGTTTCTCCAAATTGCTGTCAACAGCAAGCTCGAAGAGACATTGCGAGCGACTTCTGACGGGTTCCCCGAGGAAGTGAGAGAGGATCTTTAG
- a CDS encoding transcription factor domain-containing protein (transcript_id=CADANIAT00000613), with the protein MKPARQFRCERCHSHKIKCSGDQPCTKCRSVGCADECQYPARDRQVKVSESYLEQVLAENQRLRAQSASSANTPEARPGAEPSHSRLCADGSDEVESEDEGNTGVRNPIIGDRAWFHAYDPSAPPIFVGEAACTAFATRFRQFLTGSNATAHIRRTQYVKEENIALANAGEIRWPSLQQARLLVQIAIRQISCIYHVLLRKSTLDKLEEIYRTGDFECTVNQCKFFALFAFGEAYSMRSEPASGSRVPGTSYFARSLSLVQVLPERTSITHLETLLLLSLFSYYLNRRHSAYVLIGSAMRLGLCIGLNHNIPESQLIDPVERQHRVRIWWTIYIFDRMWASKMGLPSQILDDDIHLDMPSSTLPKQIYEEQFTDAEYIKANINLARIVGETTAKVYSRRKYNETFLQRVQKLLKALKNWVDTLPEHLRLNVEDPEMNTKQVTSIHLAFNQVFLPGLRPYPTKSTNADIQCVILTTRPTLLHLLRLTETGNTTTSSTTTTKETISQPLQTLGEACIHAARHSHSLILTKWINGSLPVFGYFHAHYLFSSSLVLAMSAFVPLPLGSPADLNAFETGLEVLASMSENGNLAASEFYHNLVRVKECLDSWRAKKGLANGSGSASHNRGSQSQSQGPFGTATGSSAPLSPSNSLVRPAGQGQNSMPASLSGPIPGLLPTYNNTSIIAQNPNHNPTSSAPCALDGNDSSQSQVQGRVAGGFTTAMAFMEPTMQDFLAQTDLDLGLLNPVETFMDHVEGLYSGHEFS; encoded by the exons ATGAAGCCTGCTCGTCAATTTAGATGCGAAAGATGCCATTCTCATAAGATCAAATGTTCTGGTGACCAGCCCTGTACGAAATGTCGCTCCGTCGGATGTGCTGATGAGTGCCAATACCCGGCACGCGACCGTCAAGTCAAAGTCAGCGAAAG TTATTTAGAACAAGTTCTGGCCGAGAATCAACGCCTTCGAGCGCAATCGGCCTCCTCGGCAAATACCCCCGAGGCACGTCCTGGGGCCGAGCCCAGCCACTCCCGTCTTTGTGCGGACGGCTCAGACGAGGTTGAAAGTGAGGACGAGGGCAACACCGGCGTCCGAAACCCCATAATTGGAGACCGGGCCTGGTTTCATGCCTATGACCCCTCAGCACCGCCAATTTTTGTGGGCGAGGCGGCCTGTACGGCGTTCGCAACCCGCTTCCGCCAGTTCCTGACGGGAAGCAATGCAACGGCACATATCCGGCGCACGCAATAcgtcaaagaagagaatatcGCGCTCGCCAATGCAGGTGAGATTCGATGGCCAAGTCTTCAGCAGGCGCGGTTGCTGGTGCAGATCGCCATACGTCAAATCAGTTGCATATACCATGTGCTGCTTCGAAAGTCAACCCTAGACAAGCTAGAGGAGATATATCGGACAGGGGACTTTGAGTGCACGGTAAACCAATGCAAGTTCTTCGCGCTGTTTGCGTTCGGTGAGGCATATTCGATGCGTAGTGAACCAGCCTCGGGAAGCAGGGTTCCGGGGACGTCTTATTTTGCGAGAAGTTTGAGTCTCGTTCAAGTGTTGCCCGAGAGGACGAGTATCACACACCTGGAGACATTGTTGCTCTTG TCCCTATTCTCCTATTACCTGAATCGTCGCCACTCAGCATATGTTTTGATCGGCAGTGCCATGCGCCTAGGCTTATGCATTGGCTTGAACCACAACATTCCCGAGTCCCAGCTTATAGACCCTGTCGAACGGCAACACCGCGTGCGCATCTGGTGGACAATTTATATTTTTGACCGAATGTGGGCGTCGAAGATGGGCTTACCGTCACAGATTCTAGACGATGACATCCACCTCGACATGCCATCAAGCACATTGCCGAAGCAGATTTACGAAGAGCAATTCACTGATGCAGAGTATATCAAGGCAAATATAAACCTAGCGCGGATTGTGGGCGAGACGACGGCGAAAGTCTATAGTCGGCGTAAGTACAATGAGACATTCCTGCAGAGGGTGCAGAAGCTGCTCAAGGCGCTGAAAAACTGGGTTGATACGCTTCCTGAGCATTTACGGCTGAATGTTGAGGATCCCGAGATGAATACGAAGCAGGTTACCTCTATACACCTTGCTTTTAACCAGGTATTCCTCCCTGGACTTAGACCTTACCCCACCAAATCAACTAATGCCGACATACAGTGTGTCATCTTAACAACTCGTCcaaccctcctccacctcctcagACTCACAGAAACCGGAAATACAACGACGTCGTCTACCACGACCACCAAGGAAACCAtatctcagcctcttcaaaCGCTTGGCGAAGCTTGCATCCACGCCGCACGACACTCTCACTCCCTAATACTCACGAAATGGATCAACGGCTCCCTTCCCGTCTTCGGATATTTTCATGCACACTACCTCTTTTCATCTTCCCTCGTTTTGGCGATGTCTGCCTTCGTGCCGTTGCCTCTTGGTTCCCCTGCAGATCTAAATGCCTTTGAGACCGGTCTTGAAGTGTTGGCGAGTATGAGTGAGAACGGAAACCTCGCAGCGAGCGAGTTCTATCATAACCTTGTGCGAGTCAAGGAGTGTCTTGATTCTTGGAGGGCAAAGAAGGGGCTTGCCAATGGGAGTGGAAGCGCAAGCCACAATCGTGGGAGTCAGAGTCAAAGTCAGGGACCATTTGGGACTGCAACTGGTTCTTCGGCGCCTCTATCGCCATCTAACTCCTTGGTTCGGCCGGCTGGACAAGGACAAAACTCAATGCCAGCGTCTCTCTCAGGTCCCATACCTGGCCTTTTGCCTACCTacaacaacaccagcatcaTCGCTCAGAACCCTAACCACAATCCTACTTCATCAGCCCCATGCGCATTAGATGGGAACGACTCAAGTCAAAGCCAAGTTCAAGGCCGTGTAGCAGGCGGCTTCACAACTGCAATGGCCTTCATGGAGCCGACGATGCAGGACTTCCTAGCACAGACAGACTTAGACTTGGGATTACTAAATCCAGTTGAGACATTTATGGACCATGTGGAGGGTTTATACTCTGGACATGAGTTTTCTTGA
- a CDS encoding uncharacterized protein (transcript_id=CADANIAT00000616), which yields MASPRPPHNFAPQGYPLPNGASGPVPGAAPLLPNNGRIIQNGPVRILCIADVRGNLKSLNELARQARADHIIHTGDFGFYDDTSLERIADKTLKHVAQYSPLLPEGVKRAIAQTPPQQSIKSRFTPDQLPLSELPMLLDKRLTLDVPVYTVWGACEDVRVLEKFRSGEYKVDKLHIIDEANSRLLDIGGVKLRLLGLGGAVVMHKLFDNGEGKTTIAGGQGTMWTTLLQMGELIDTANRVYDPSETRIFVTHASPAREGMLNQLSVTLKADFSISAGLHFRYGSSYNEFSVNPSLDHYRGKLAASKASFNDVWETVRGEVESAISQNDAQKTLLENALGVVEKMPSVASGGNPFGGPTNPGSGSGQVDESAFKNMWNFNLADAAFGFLVLEIEAGRIGTEMRAQGFNFSHRTGKPPVSGAPQPAAQMASAPVSGPSPVNAVRPNVATPQFGQAQAIPTRAGPPTQQPAQGKGPAAPARTSPAPVIPKSVTPQPSTTPAVSQSVDSAESSATLDANGSTHGEKQSESPAPKPERKQSNALFISNVDNEQAARDLFSEEDKAKLQKVEKWGKYNHVATFSTVEEAKAALDRLPMENKKPSPPGQRKPNVKFFEDRGSHRGNAGTWQGSNRGGSNTSQRGGYQSGGASDSETGRGRGFGGRGGGRGRGDRGRGGRGGRGGFSKGPSDSSAPSTSTPSGDKPAASGDA from the exons ATGGCTTCT CCCCGTCCCCCTCACAACTTCGCTCCGCAAGGCTATCCCCTCCCCAACGGTGCCTCCGGCCCAGTCCCTGGAGCCGCCCCTCTACTCCCCAACAACGGACGCATTATCCAAAATGGCCCAGTAAGAATTTTGTGTATTGCAGATGTGCGAG GAAACCTGAAGTCTTTGAATGAGCTCGCCAGACAAGCCCGCGCAGACCACATTATCCATACCGGTGATTTTGGTTTTTACGATGATACTTCGCTGGAGCGGATTGCGGACAA GACTCTTAAGCATGTTGCTCAATATTCCCCCTTGCTACCAGAAGGTGTGAAGCGCGCAATTGCTCAGACCCCTCCTCAACAGTCGATCAAGTCGCGGTTTACGCCAGACCAGCTACCCCTTTCAGAGCTACCCATGCTGCTGGACAAGCGGCTGACACTCGACGTTCCCGTATATACCGTCTGGGGTGCGTGTGAGGATGTTAGGGTACTGGAGAAGTTCCGTTCTGGTGAATACAAGGTTGATAAGCTACACATCATCGATGAGGCCAACTCACGGTTGCTGGATATCGGCGGAGTCAAACTCCGTCTGCTTGGACTGGGAGGTGCGGTTGTAATGCATAAGCTATTTGATAATGGCGAGGGCAAGACGACTATTGCAGGAGGCCAGGGAACCATGTGGACGACTCTACTGCAGATGGGCGAGCTAATCGACACCGCAAATCGTGTTTACGACCCGTCGGAGACTCGTATCTTTGTTACCCACGCCTCACCGGCCCGTGAAGGAATGTTGAACCAGCTTTCCGTGACCCTCAAAGCCGACTTCTCGATCTCCGCCGGACTTCACTTCAGGTACGGCTCATCTTACAATGAGTTCTCTGTCAATCCCTCGCTCGACCACTACCGGGGCAAGCTAGCCGCGTCTAAGGCCTCTTTCAACGATGTGTGGGAAACCGTGCGGGGTGAAGTCGAGTCCGCTATATCCCAGAACGACGCTCAGAAGACTCTATTGGAGAATGCCCTTGGTGTCGTTGAGAAGATGCCATCAGTGGCCAGTGGTGGAAACCCCTTTGGAGGACCGACCAACCCTGGTAGCGGCAGTGGCCAGGTAGACGAGAGCGCTTTCAAGAACATGTGGAACTTCAATTTGGCCGATGCTGCTTTCGGATTCTTGGTCCTTGAAATCGAGGCTGGACGTATTGGAACGGAAATGCGTGCTCAGGGCTTCAACTTTTCTCACAGGACCGGCAAACCTCCAGTCTCTGGAGCTCCCCAGCCTGCCGCTCAAATGGCCAGTGCTCCTGTCAGCGGTCCCTCCCCTGTTAATGCTGTACGTCCCAACGTTGCCACCCCTCAATTTGGCCAGGCTCAGGCTATCCCTACTCGTGCGGGGCCTCCTACTCAGCAGCCCGCACAAGGCAAAGGGCCCGCCGCTCCCGCTCGTACGTCTCCTGCTCCCGTCATCCCTAAGTCTGTGACGCCCCAGCCCTCGACGACTCCGGCTGTCTCTCAATCCGTTGACTCCGCCGAATCTTCAGCTACTCTTGACGCCAACGGCTCCACGCATGGCGAGAAGCAGAGTGAATCTCCGGCCCCTAAGCCGGAGCGCAAGCAGAGCAACGCCCTCTTCATATCAAATGTCGATAACGAGCAAGCCGCACGTGATCTTTTCAGTGAGGAGGACAAAGCTAAGCTGCAGAAGGTGGAGAAATGGGGCAAGTATAACCATGTCGCCACATTTTCGACCGTCGAGGAAGCAAAGGCAGCTCTTGATCGCCTTCCAATGGAAAATAAGAAGCCCAGCCCTCCCGGTCAACGCAAGCCCAACGTCAAGTTCTTCGAGGACCGTGGCAGCCACCGAGGGAATGCCGGCACTTGGCAGGGCAGCAACCGAGGCGGTAGCAACACATCACAACGCGGTGGTTACCAGAGTGGAGGGGCTAGCGACAGTGAAACCGGTCGCGGACGAGGCTTTGGCGGGCGAGGCGGCGGCCGTGGGCGCGGTGACCGCGGACGCggtggacgaggaggccgcgGCGGGTTCAGCAAGGGCCCGTCGGATTCGTCCGCTCCATCAACGTCCACACCATCCGGTGACAAGCCAGCTGCATCTGGCGACGCCTAA
- a CDS encoding uncharacterized protein (transcript_id=CADANIAT00000614) has translation MTDVAALEAEVKEFKLQLETVQSSLQVDPDNTELQSLKAELEELINLTETSIAELRPATPQPTTAPAKLKGSRDDNASKPGYRNSTAEQTDDNTNSGPASFSVNEHVLARWVSGDNSFYPARITSITGSSSNPVYIVSFKSYGTVESLTAKDLKPISNSDSRKRKADGSPGSSNHSPVPQPPHASVISAAADINPALANQARKEPSKATDGPARPAKVSRKVKANKELEAGKNKWKDFASKTKIGRKDSMFRTGEGVNARVGFTGSGQQMRKDPTRTRHVYQQGDDDNY, from the exons ATGACAGACGTCGCGGCCCTGGAGGCTGAGGTCAAGGAGTTCAAGCTTCAG CTTGAAACCGTTCAATCAAGTTTGCAGGTAGACCCAGATAACACGGAATTACAAAGTCTCAaagctgagctggaagaacttaTAAACCTCACTGAAACATCAATCGCCGAACTCAGACCTGCAACTCCCCAACCAACCACCGCTCCAGCAAAATTAAAGGGCTCGAGAGATGACAACGCTTCGAAACCCGGCTATCGCAATTCGACGGCCGAGCAGACAGATGACAACACAAACTCCGGCCCGGCTTCGTTCTCCGTGAATGAGCATGTACTTGCCCGCTGGGTATCGGGCGATAATTCTTTCTACCCGGCCCGCATAACATCCATCACCGGCTCGTCCAGCAACCCAGTCTACATCGTCTCTTTCAAGTCATATGGGACGGTGGAATCGCTAACCGCAAAAGACCTCAAACCCATTTCCAACAGTGACTCGCGAAAACGCAAGGCTGATGGAAGCCCAGGCAGTTCAAACCACTCCCCAGTTCCTCAACCTCCCCACGCGAGCGTCATCTCGGCGGCAGCAGATATCAACCCGGCATTAGCCAACCAGGCTCGCAAGGAGCCCAGCAAGGCCACCGATGGGCCTGCACGTCCAGCGAAAGTGTCGCGAAAGGTCAAGGCCAACAAGGAGCTCGAGGCGGGTAAGAACAAGTGGAAAGATTTTGCTAGCAAGACAAAGATTGGGCGGAAGGACAGCATGTTCAGAACTGGAGAGGGGGTGAATGCTCGAG TTGGCTTTACCGGCTCCGGGCAACAGATGCGCAAGGATCCCACACGTACACGACATGTCTACCAGCagggcgatgatgataatTATTGA
- the yap1 gene encoding protein napA (transcript_id=CADANIAT00000615), which translates to MADYNSLYQHGLYLSPDQQDLLLAALSSNNPPSKQKQNVQKPELGTNPTNTPGQASTGSFNTSPAFDGSHQFDNLNYDESPFLDFNPELEWDFPGSENLIGELPGSATSDDHEVGEKRKDSNSNGEVNGKKRRESDDKSDDKTSKKPGRKPLTSEPTSKRKAQNRAAQRAFRERKEKHLKDLEAKVEELQKASDSANQENGLLKAQVERLQVELREYRKRLSWVTQGNALSAINSYPGNANRMSGLNNNDFMFDFPKFGDLPGGRIFNGSVAKTNQNKKDDTPIPGILRHSALQAANGRASSSASPKTVTSNNPATKSPVTADGRLTSHTSSVYNYHQPGQGHDTSTSDSPSSSSDSHQFLSSSGTSPEPSVQSPDNQAKESHEGHTCTIDGEKSFCAQLGMACGNINNPIPAVRQRSESATNTPNAPSSTDNVPGIDFMAQQNGGQFDPLLFGDWREPQDAVLSQDFNTFFDDAFPLPDLGSPSHNLTEVGLGAQQKKSILEEMDNKEEEEVVPGEDKAQMLSCTKIWDRLQSMEKFRNGEIDVDNLCSELRTKARCSEGGVVVNQRDVDDIIGRV; encoded by the exons ATGGCCGACTACAATTCTTTGTACCAACACGGTCTTTACCTTTCGCCTGACCAGCAGGACCTCCTCTTAGCCGCTCTTTCGTCGAATAATCCGCCCtcgaagcagaaacaaaacGTTCAGAAGCCGGAGCTTGGTACGAATCCGACCAATACTCCAGGTCAAGCTTCCACGGGAAGCTTCAATACCTCTCCTGCATTCGACGGTTCCCATCAGTTCGATAATCTTAACTATGATGAGAGCCCTTTTCTTGACTTCAACCCCGAACTAGAATGGGACTTTCCCGGATCCGAGAACCTGATTGGCGAACTACCTGGGAGTGCAACATCAGACGATCACGAGGTCGGTGAGAAACGCAAGGATTCAAACAGCAATGGCGAGGTGaacggaaagaaaaggagggagagtgatGACAAGAGTGATGATAAAACGTCGAagaagccaggaagaaaGCCCCTGACGTCAGAGCCTACTTCG AAACGCAAGGCACAGAATCGTGCTGCGCAGAGAGCATTCCGTGAGCGTAAGGAGAAACATTTGAAGGATCTGGAAGCGAAAGTGGAGGAACTACAGAAGGCATCTGACAGTGCCAACCAAGAAAATGGCCTCCTCAAAGCTCAGGTAGAGCGTCTGCAAGTTGAACTTCGTGAGTACCGCAAGCGCCTTTCCTGGGTGACACAAGGGAACGCGCTCTCGGCTATCAACTCATATCCAGGCAATGCCAACCGCATGTCTGGACTCAATAATAACGATTTCATGTTCGATTTCCCGAAGTTTGGGGATCTCCCTGGCGGCCGTATTTTCAATGGTTCAGTGGCCAAGACCAATCAAAACAAGAAAGACGACACCCCCATACCCGGCATCTTACGACATTCTGCCCTACAGGCGGCTAACGGCAGGGCTTCAAGTTCCGCTTCACCCAAGACGGTCACATCGAACAACCCTGCCACAAAGTCTCCCGTTACTGCAGATGGTCGTTTGACAAGCCACACTTCAAGCGTCTACAACTATCATCAACCAGGACAAGGGCACGATACATCAACTTCTGattccccctcctcctcgtcagaCTCACACCAGTTCCTCTCATCCAGTGGTACCTCGCCAGAGCCCAGTGTGCAATCTCCGGACAATCAGGCCAAGGAATCCCACGAGGGGCACACTTGTACCATCGACGGAGAAAAGTCTTTCTGTGCGCAATTGGGCATGGCATGCGGTAACATCAACAATCCTATTCCAGCTGTGAGGCAACGGAGTGAGAGTGCTACAAACACACCCAATGCACCATCTAGTACAGATAATGTTCCTGGGATCGACTTCATGGCTCAGCAGAATGGCGGCCAGTTCGACCCGCTGCTATTTGGAGACTGGCGAGAACCGCAAGATGCCGTTCTGTCGCAGGATTTTAACACGTTCTTTGACGACGCGTTCCCGTTGCCCGATCTTGGTAGTCCGTCACATAATCTTACAGAAGTTGGCCTTGGCGcgcaacagaagaagagcataCTTGAGGAAATGGATaacaaggaggaggaagaggttgTGCCCGGTGAGGACAAGGCTCAAATGTTATCTTGCACTAAGATATG GGACCGTTTGCAATCTATGGAGAAGTTCCGCAACGGTGAAATCGACGTTGACAATCTGTGTTCAGAACTGCGCACGAAGGCTCGGTGTTCGGAAGGTGGTGTCGTCGTTAACCAGAGGGATGTGGATGACATCATTGGCCGCGTGTAG